In the Candidatus Electrothrix sp. GW3-4 genome, one interval contains:
- a CDS encoding glycosyltransferase family 2 protein — translation MAELAVIIVTHNSQDVLPRCLAALRQQTMQADIVLVDSGSKDASYLNAYKDWVGISVLFLENIGFSRANNIGYQRVYQTAKFILFLNPDAFLSENTLEYALAVLKKNNKVGCIGGRLLGYDQSNDQPTGLLDSTGVFRKWYGCWYDRSQGEKDAGQYLIQEDVPALCGAFLFCRQAMLAQLSIELGSDNEVFDPDFFLYKEDIELCLRISKLGWRIVYSPAIQLYHCRGWQKKRQQISYQQRLIAARSELILYKKHLSIYIFWAWFKYVLVRWFKI, via the coding sequence ATGGCTGAACTTGCCGTCATTATTGTTACCCATAATTCTCAAGATGTGCTGCCTCGCTGTTTGGCTGCTCTTCGCCAGCAAACGATGCAGGCTGATATCGTCTTGGTAGATTCAGGGTCAAAGGATGCTTCTTATCTGAATGCCTACAAGGATTGGGTTGGAATCAGTGTTCTTTTTTTAGAAAATATTGGATTTAGTCGAGCTAATAATATCGGCTATCAAAGGGTATATCAAACAGCAAAATTTATCCTTTTTCTTAATCCAGACGCCTTTCTCTCAGAGAACACCCTCGAATATGCCCTTGCCGTTCTTAAAAAGAATAATAAAGTCGGATGTATAGGAGGGAGGCTGTTGGGCTATGACCAGAGTAATGATCAACCTACAGGCCTTTTGGATTCCACCGGGGTATTCAGGAAATGGTATGGCTGTTGGTATGACCGAAGTCAAGGCGAGAAGGATGCCGGGCAGTATCTGATCCAAGAAGACGTCCCCGCTCTTTGTGGGGCCTTTCTTTTTTGCCGTCAGGCTATGCTGGCTCAGCTTTCCATAGAGCTGGGGTCTGATAACGAGGTTTTTGATCCAGACTTCTTTCTATATAAGGAAGATATTGAACTCTGCCTGCGAATCAGTAAATTGGGATGGAGGATTGTTTACTCTCCGGCAATACAGCTCTACCATTGCAGGGGCTGGCAGAAAAAACGACAACAGATTTCCTACCAACAGCGTTTGATAGCGGCTCGAAGTGAGCTCATCTTGTATAAAAAACACCTTTCCATATATATTTTCTGGGCCTGGTTTAAGTATGTGCTGGTACGTTGGTTCAAAATATAG
- a CDS encoding glycosyltransferase family 2 protein: MNKNQTVSLIIPTLNAEPWLAGLLSSLVRQTLLPDEILLIDSGSTDGTLAIAEGYIRRYPVIRLYQIQQQDFDHGGTRTMAARKTTGEILIFMTQDAVPAEDRALELLIRSFASNQQLAAAYGRQLPVQDATFFGEHLRLFNYPEKPQLRCQQDWGIYGFKTVFISNSFAAWRRDLLREQGYFPGQLLFGEDTVALAKMLEKGYYVAYVSDAAVYHSHNYSIAQDFKRYFDIGVLHETQAQYLLQHGGPAGAGRKYVLSELTLLAKKKKYYLLPEALLRNLSKFIAYKVGRRFKMLPSDWPARLSMNPGWWSKSL, encoded by the coding sequence ATGAACAAAAATCAGACCGTCTCCTTAATTATACCCACCTTAAACGCTGAGCCCTGGCTTGCTGGTCTACTCTCTTCCTTGGTGCGACAGACCCTCTTGCCTGATGAAATCTTATTGATCGATTCAGGATCAACCGATGGGACACTTGCTATTGCGGAAGGCTATATACGCAGGTATCCCGTTATCCGTCTTTATCAAATTCAGCAACAAGACTTTGATCATGGCGGAACCCGTACCATGGCGGCCCGGAAAACAACAGGGGAGATCTTGATCTTTATGACCCAGGACGCTGTGCCAGCAGAGGACCGCGCCCTTGAGCTGCTGATTCGCTCATTTGCAAGCAATCAACAGCTTGCCGCAGCCTATGGCAGGCAACTTCCTGTACAGGATGCGACCTTCTTTGGTGAGCATCTCCGCCTTTTTAATTATCCAGAAAAACCACAGTTGCGTTGCCAGCAGGATTGGGGCATCTACGGCTTTAAGACGGTTTTTATTTCTAATTCCTTTGCAGCATGGCGGCGGGACCTGTTGAGGGAACAAGGGTATTTTCCAGGACAGTTGCTCTTTGGGGAAGACACTGTAGCGCTGGCAAAAATGCTTGAAAAGGGATATTATGTAGCATATGTGAGTGATGCTGCGGTGTATCATTCTCATAACTATTCAATTGCCCAGGATTTTAAGAGGTATTTTGACATTGGCGTCTTGCATGAGACACAGGCTCAATACCTTTTGCAGCATGGGGGGCCAGCTGGAGCTGGCAGAAAATATGTCCTGTCGGAGTTGACGTTGCTCGCCAAGAAAAAAAAATATTATTTACTTCCAGAGGCATTGCTCCGTAACCTAAGCAAGTTTATTGCCTATAAGGTAGGGAGAAGGTTCAAGATGCTTCCCAGTGATTGGCCAGCTCGTTTAAGTATGAATCCTGGCTGGTGGTCCAAGTCTCTATAA
- a CDS encoding sugar transferase: protein MASSFKYESWLVVQVSIIMSPALSWNLRQRSSIIYKLLHILDCSLVCGYLWLLVFLYKVPWSRYYTWLEVVVFTLAFLCFQYLQLYRSWRGWKLYLEFFVILKAWASVVGLLLFYFFIFKVSEGYSRVVFILWSLTTPFLIFFSHLLVRQFLRHYRTQGKNIRHAVIVGAGDLGLKMAMQLDAIPWAGIEIVGFFDDKLQGNALNSTGKPLLGRIDNIHEYLLSNDIDYVYIALPMRAERKIFWILRECRDLGAQIFLVPDLYIFGLHHAEIQSVGDMLVLNFNPVSGWKRGFDIVFSLTILLLSSPVMLLIMLLIKVDSKGPIFYRHRRITATGREFGCLKFRTMVVDADKKLNELLQENLSLAEEWNRSFKLKDDPRITRVGRFLRRTSLDEFPQFFNVLKGEMSVVGARPIVGRELKEYYKGNGEQSAGRYVSMKPGITGPWQVTERSDIENYKQRIELDDWYVLNYSLLCDLKIILKTIRCMFTGKGAY from the coding sequence TTGGCCAGCTCGTTTAAGTATGAATCCTGGCTGGTGGTCCAAGTCTCTATAATTATGTCTCCTGCCTTATCCTGGAATCTGCGTCAGCGCAGTTCAATTATTTATAAACTGCTCCATATTCTTGACTGTTCGTTAGTTTGTGGCTATCTTTGGTTGCTTGTTTTCTTATACAAGGTTCCTTGGAGCCGTTATTATACCTGGTTGGAAGTTGTTGTCTTCACCTTAGCCTTTCTCTGTTTTCAATACCTTCAGCTGTACCGTTCCTGGCGCGGCTGGAAACTCTACCTTGAATTTTTTGTTATTCTTAAGGCTTGGGCCTCTGTTGTTGGTCTCCTGCTTTTTTATTTCTTTATTTTTAAGGTATCTGAAGGATATTCCAGGGTCGTTTTTATCTTATGGTCACTCACTACCCCTTTTTTAATTTTTTTTTCCCATCTTCTTGTTCGTCAGTTCTTACGCCATTATCGAACACAGGGGAAAAATATTCGTCATGCCGTTATTGTTGGTGCCGGTGATCTCGGGCTTAAAATGGCCATGCAATTGGACGCCATTCCTTGGGCGGGTATCGAAATTGTAGGTTTTTTTGATGATAAACTTCAGGGGAATGCCTTAAACAGCACCGGGAAACCTCTGCTTGGCCGAATCGATAATATCCACGAATATCTTCTCTCTAATGACATTGATTATGTGTATATAGCCTTGCCCATGCGGGCTGAGCGGAAAATTTTTTGGATTTTGCGTGAATGCCGTGATCTTGGCGCACAAATTTTCCTCGTGCCAGACCTCTATATCTTTGGCCTACATCACGCAGAAATTCAATCCGTTGGTGATATGCTGGTTCTGAATTTCAATCCGGTCTCTGGCTGGAAACGAGGCTTTGATATTGTCTTTTCATTGACGATTCTTCTGCTCAGCAGCCCGGTTATGTTGCTTATCATGCTGCTTATTAAGGTTGACAGCAAAGGGCCAATTTTTTACCGACACCGCAGGATTACAGCCACAGGGCGCGAGTTCGGATGTCTGAAGTTCAGAACTATGGTTGTTGATGCAGATAAAAAATTAAACGAGCTGTTACAAGAAAATCTGTCCCTTGCTGAGGAATGGAATAGAAGCTTTAAACTCAAAGATGACCCACGAATTACCAGGGTAGGGCGTTTTCTTCGCAGGACGAGCCTTGATGAGTTCCCGCAATTTTTTAACGTCCTGAAAGGAGAAATGAGCGTGGTTGGAGCACGCCCCATTGTTGGGAGAGAGCTTAAGGAATATTATAAAGGGAATGGTGAACAGAGTGCTGGCCGTTATGTCTCAATGAAACCAGGTATTACTGGTCCCTGGCAGGTAACAGAACGAAGTGATATAGAAAATTATAAGCAAAGAATCGAGCTTGATGATTGGTATGTCCTCAATTATTCGCTGCTCTGCGATCTAAAAATTATCCTTAAGACTATTCGTTGTATGTTTACGGGCAAAGGGGCGTATTAA
- a CDS encoding YgiQ family radical SAM protein translates to MFLPTTQQELQELGWDCLDIILVSGDAYIDSPFIGTAVIGRVLADAGFRVGIIAQPDLQGEDICRLGEPKLFWGVSGGCVDSMVANRTASGKRRKQDDYTPGGKNSHRPDRAVLIYANLIRSKFKNTCPLVLGGIEASLRRIAHYDYWSNSVRRSILLDAKADFLLYGMAERAVLELATCLQEGDDPRILRGLCYPAPERPADSLKLPAFAEVSGSSPQAKKAFTRMFRRFYANNDPITAQPLAQLHGSRWLVQNPPQPHLSPEELDHVHSLDYQLDLHPYHQQQGDVRALETIRFSLATHRGCYGECNFCAIAVHQGRTIVQRRRKSIIAEARRFLKHPAFKGRIHDVGGPTANMYGVECRKKLNKGCCPDKRCLFPQKCQALPIDHGEQLRLLEELRQLKGVKQVVISSGIRYDLILADQKNGLTYLRQVVRHHVSGQMKVAPEHCQDTVLACMGKPGRASLLRFRDLFNRMSAQEGLKQFLTYYIIAAHPGCRQQDMQALKKFALKELQVLPRQVQIFTPTPSTWSTLMYWTGENPFTGQPCFVEKDNQARERQKAVLTGPAQRPQKGQGQNRSFAPKKGQKAGAGPRKKGRVTPRKKRG, encoded by the coding sequence ATGTTCCTTCCTACCACCCAACAAGAACTGCAAGAGCTCGGCTGGGACTGCCTGGATATCATCCTGGTTAGCGGCGATGCCTATATCGATTCCCCTTTTATCGGGACCGCCGTGATTGGCCGGGTACTGGCAGATGCTGGTTTCCGGGTGGGGATCATTGCCCAGCCCGACCTGCAGGGTGAAGACATCTGTCGCCTTGGTGAACCCAAGCTTTTCTGGGGCGTGAGCGGGGGCTGTGTGGACTCCATGGTGGCCAATCGCACGGCTTCCGGGAAACGACGAAAACAGGACGACTATACCCCTGGCGGTAAAAATAGTCATAGACCGGATCGGGCGGTACTGATCTATGCCAACCTTATCCGCAGCAAGTTCAAAAACACCTGCCCCCTTGTTCTGGGCGGTATCGAGGCCAGCCTCCGCCGTATTGCCCATTATGATTACTGGTCTAATTCCGTGCGTCGTTCCATCCTCCTGGATGCCAAGGCAGATTTCCTCCTCTATGGTATGGCTGAGCGGGCGGTGCTGGAGCTCGCTACCTGTCTGCAGGAGGGCGATGACCCGCGTATTCTTCGCGGTCTTTGTTATCCTGCTCCAGAACGACCAGCAGATTCTCTCAAGCTGCCAGCTTTTGCAGAGGTCTCTGGGAGCAGCCCCCAGGCCAAGAAGGCCTTTACCCGGATGTTTCGCCGCTTTTACGCAAATAATGATCCCATCACAGCACAACCCCTGGCCCAACTGCACGGCAGCCGCTGGTTGGTTCAGAATCCACCCCAGCCCCATCTCTCCCCAGAGGAGCTGGATCATGTCCATAGCCTTGATTATCAGCTTGATCTCCATCCTTATCATCAGCAGCAGGGAGATGTCAGGGCCTTGGAGACCATTCGTTTCTCCCTTGCCACCCATCGGGGCTGTTATGGCGAGTGCAATTTCTGTGCTATTGCTGTTCACCAAGGGCGAACTATTGTCCAGCGGAGGAGAAAATCGATCATTGCTGAGGCCCGCCGCTTCCTCAAGCATCCTGCCTTTAAGGGGAGAATCCACGATGTGGGCGGACCCACGGCCAATATGTACGGGGTGGAATGCCGCAAGAAGCTGAACAAGGGCTGCTGCCCGGATAAACGTTGCCTCTTTCCCCAAAAATGTCAGGCCCTGCCGATAGATCATGGTGAACAACTGCGCCTGCTGGAGGAACTGCGCCAACTCAAAGGGGTAAAGCAGGTGGTGATCTCATCCGGCATCCGCTATGATCTGATCCTGGCTGATCAGAAAAACGGCCTGACCTACCTGCGCCAGGTGGTGCGCCATCATGTCTCAGGTCAGATGAAGGTAGCGCCGGAGCATTGCCAGGATACGGTGCTGGCCTGTATGGGTAAGCCTGGCCGGGCCAGCCTGCTCCGCTTCCGGGATCTCTTTAATCGCATGAGCGCCCAGGAAGGACTGAAGCAGTTCCTCACCTATTATATCATTGCGGCCCATCCTGGCTGTCGTCAACAGGATATGCAGGCCTTGAAAAAGTTTGCCCTCAAGGAACTCCAGGTCCTGCCCAGGCAGGTGCAGATCTTTACCCCCACCCCCTCGACCTGGTCCACCCTGATGTATTGGACTGGCGAGAATCCCTTTACCGGCCAACCCTGTTTTGTGGAAAAGGACAACCAGGCCCGGGAGCGGCAAAAGGCCGTGCTGACGGGACCGGCTCAGAGGCCCCAAAAGGGCCAGGGGCAGAACCGTAGTTTTGCGCCAAAGAAGGGACAAAAGGCAGGGGCTGGACCAAGGAAAAAGGGGAGGGTTACTCCTCGAAAAAAAAGAGGCTGA
- a CDS encoding glycosyltransferase, which translates to MEVKEYCKLSVIIPIYNEEKTLSKVVNAVQRVELPLAKEIVIVDDASTDSTRQVIEQFPDKNFVKIFHDKNQGKGAALRSGFARATGDVILIQDADLEYNPAEYPKLLKPILDGKADVVYGSRFIGSDAHRVLYFWHMVGNRLLTLFSNTCSNLNLTDMETCYKVFKKDVIGRIELEENRFGIEPEMTAKIARLAQDQEIAIYEVGISYFGRTYSEGKKIGIKDAFRAAWCIWKYNTTTTAKIIKYVTHGGIVALSQFLLMVLLVQGASLTTAYELNVANILSIEGALLIAFLLHSTLTWHVRFISIQKVIKSLLEFHLVTSISILTRIGSFYFLNFLGLNYILNLTIGIIAAVLINYFGYEKIVFNGEREKQEPFMEPILRRMRIRRVLQEIRKKPKSALLDVGCGFNHAFLSAIGPYIGSGTGIDFKVQEKKSANISTIQARLDKKLPFENATFDTVTMLAVLEHLDHPLAITREITRVLKPGGKLILTVPGKRAKPVLEFLSFKLGIVNRAEIEDHKKYYDLEELKELIRQIDPLEIIEHRHFQFGMNNFCIIQKK; encoded by the coding sequence ATGGAGGTAAAAGAATATTGCAAATTATCTGTTATTATTCCAATATACAATGAAGAAAAGACGCTCAGTAAGGTGGTCAATGCTGTCCAGAGAGTTGAACTTCCTCTTGCGAAAGAAATTGTCATTGTTGATGATGCCTCAACGGACTCAACCCGCCAGGTTATTGAACAGTTTCCCGATAAGAATTTTGTAAAGATTTTTCATGATAAGAACCAGGGAAAAGGGGCTGCATTGCGCTCCGGTTTTGCCAGAGCAACCGGAGATGTCATCTTAATTCAGGATGCCGATTTGGAGTATAATCCAGCTGAGTACCCCAAGTTACTGAAGCCCATATTGGACGGTAAGGCCGATGTGGTTTATGGGTCGCGATTTATCGGTTCAGATGCCCATCGGGTCCTCTATTTTTGGCACATGGTAGGTAACCGTCTTTTAACACTTTTTTCAAACACATGCTCCAATCTTAATTTAACAGATATGGAGACCTGCTATAAGGTGTTCAAAAAAGATGTGATTGGGCGGATTGAGTTAGAGGAAAATCGTTTTGGAATTGAACCCGAAATGACGGCAAAGATAGCCCGGTTAGCACAAGATCAAGAGATTGCCATCTATGAGGTTGGGATATCTTATTTTGGACGTACTTATAGTGAAGGCAAAAAAATTGGTATTAAAGATGCGTTTCGTGCTGCATGGTGTATCTGGAAATATAATACAACGACAACGGCAAAAATAATTAAGTACGTTACTCATGGTGGCATTGTCGCTCTGTCTCAGTTTCTTTTGATGGTCCTTCTTGTTCAAGGAGCCAGTTTAACGACAGCGTATGAGCTGAATGTAGCAAATATACTGAGCATTGAAGGGGCCTTACTTATAGCTTTCTTGCTTCATTCAACCCTCACCTGGCATGTTCGGTTTATCTCAATCCAAAAAGTTATAAAGAGTCTCCTCGAATTTCACCTTGTTACGAGTATAAGTATCCTGACGAGAATCGGCAGCTTTTACTTTTTGAATTTCCTCGGACTCAATTATATTCTTAACCTTACCATCGGAATTATCGCCGCTGTTTTAATTAATTACTTTGGTTATGAAAAAATTGTTTTTAATGGAGAGAGGGAGAAGCAAGAACCTTTTATGGAACCCATTCTCCGCAGAATGAGGATCAGGAGGGTACTTCAAGAAATCAGGAAAAAACCTAAATCTGCTCTACTTGACGTGGGATGCGGTTTTAATCATGCATTTCTATCTGCTATAGGACCCTATATCGGAAGTGGTACCGGGATTGATTTTAAGGTTCAAGAAAAAAAATCTGCTAATATTTCTACTATTCAAGCTCGATTGGATAAAAAACTGCCCTTTGAAAACGCTACCTTTGATACCGTAACAATGCTTGCCGTACTTGAGCATCTCGATCATCCATTAGCAATTACACGCGAAATAACGAGGGTGCTTAAACCTGGTGGGAAATTAATCCTCACCGTGCCTGGAAAACGGGCAAAACCTGTGCTTGAATTCCTTTCCTTTAAATTGGGAATTGTTAACCGCGCCGAGATTGAAGATCATAAAAAATATTACGACCTTGAGGAATTAAAAGAGCTTATTCGACAAATCGACCCCTTGGAGATTATTGAACATAGACATTTTCAGTTTGGCATGAATAATTTTTGCATAATACAAAAGAAGTAG
- a CDS encoding glycosyltransferase family 2 protein, with amino-acid sequence MKLSVVIPIYNEEENINLLYDELKGVLKTIEHEHEIVFVDDGSSDASLTLLEKIQQLDKDVVVVSFRRNFGQTAAMSAGFDYATGDVIVTMDGDMQNDPHDIPIFLEKMEEGYELVSGWRYDRQDPFLNRRLPSMIANKIISVVTGVHLHDYGCTLKTFRKEITQGIRLYGEMHRFIPAIASGVGGKITEVKANHRPRRFGTSKYGISRTLRVVLDLMTVKFLLSYATRPIHVFGMLGLVSGGSGFLIALIMTVQRMFFEVPMANRPLLLLAILLILMGMQFIYMGLLGELQVRTYHESQKKPIYVVRSVFGCQDQEEKNN; translated from the coding sequence ATGAAACTCTCTGTCGTAATACCTATCTATAATGAAGAAGAAAATATCAATCTCCTTTACGATGAGTTAAAAGGGGTTCTTAAGACCATAGAGCATGAACACGAGATTGTCTTTGTCGATGACGGCTCAAGTGATGCAAGTTTGACCTTGCTGGAAAAAATACAACAGCTGGATAAAGATGTAGTGGTTGTGTCCTTTCGCCGCAACTTTGGTCAGACCGCTGCTATGTCTGCGGGTTTTGATTATGCCACCGGTGATGTGATCGTGACTATGGACGGGGATATGCAAAATGACCCCCATGATATCCCCATATTCCTGGAAAAAATGGAAGAGGGGTATGAACTGGTCAGCGGCTGGCGCTACGACCGTCAGGACCCTTTTCTTAATCGGCGCCTCCCCTCTATGATTGCCAACAAGATCATCTCAGTGGTGACAGGTGTCCATTTGCATGACTACGGATGTACTCTAAAAACCTTCAGAAAAGAGATTACCCAGGGGATCCGGCTCTACGGAGAAATGCATCGATTTATCCCAGCTATTGCCAGTGGTGTGGGCGGAAAAATTACTGAGGTCAAGGCCAATCACCGCCCTCGGCGTTTTGGCACCTCAAAATACGGCATTTCCAGAACCCTCCGTGTTGTATTGGATCTGATGACGGTTAAATTTTTGCTCAGCTATGCCACTCGCCCCATTCATGTTTTTGGTATGCTAGGACTTGTCAGTGGAGGCTCAGGATTTCTTATCGCCCTGATAATGACTGTTCAGCGAATGTTTTTTGAGGTTCCCATGGCAAACAGGCCTCTCCTTTTACTGGCAATCCTACTTATCCTCATGGGAATGCAATTTATCTATATGGGCTTATTAGGAGAGCTTCAGGTCAGGACCTATCATGAATCGCAAAAAAAGCCAATTTATGTGGTACGGAGCGTTTTCGGCTGTCAGGATCAAGAAGAAAAAAACAACTGA
- a CDS encoding glycosyltransferase family 2 protein, translating to MSDEQVSAVNIVIPNWNGLRFLPACLSSIEQQDFVSRQVTVVDNGSSDGSLEYLRENQPQVRVIELPENRGFSAAVNKGILSSSAPFVFLLNNDTELDFSCLSHLVDAAKDLKAFDFFSPKMLSFHNRTVLDGAGDGYLRGGAGYRLGTMELDGPVYNRPGPTFGACAGAVLYRRSLFDHIGLFDEDFFAYLEDVDLNLRINYSGRRGYYVPAAKVYHIGSASSGSKINPFTIRLSTRNSCYVLLKNYPTGLFFRLLPVIVIYQFFWLLFVIKKRQILAYLQGIGKAVIGMRKMRKKHREISLYDSLTSAEFADRLSLAEKVVVESIMRRRSAEGKNNWLLNFYLVFFCRK from the coding sequence ATGAGTGATGAACAGGTTTCAGCGGTCAATATAGTTATTCCGAACTGGAATGGTCTGCGTTTTCTTCCTGCTTGTTTAAGCTCAATCGAACAGCAGGACTTTGTATCCCGACAAGTTACCGTTGTTGATAACGGCTCAAGCGATGGCTCCTTGGAGTATTTGCGCGAAAATCAACCGCAGGTCCGAGTCATTGAACTGCCGGAAAATAGGGGGTTCAGTGCGGCAGTCAACAAAGGGATCCTGAGTAGCAGCGCTCCCTTTGTTTTTTTACTGAATAATGACACAGAATTAGATTTTTCTTGTTTGTCTCATCTTGTGGACGCAGCTAAAGATCTGAAGGCTTTTGATTTTTTTTCACCTAAAATGCTGAGTTTTCATAACCGTACCGTCTTAGACGGGGCAGGTGACGGGTATCTCCGCGGCGGGGCAGGGTATCGTTTGGGGACAATGGAGCTGGATGGCCCTGTATATAATAGGCCTGGCCCAACCTTTGGTGCCTGCGCAGGGGCAGTTCTGTACCGCCGCTCACTGTTTGATCATATTGGTCTGTTTGATGAAGATTTTTTTGCCTATCTCGAGGATGTTGATTTAAACCTGCGTATCAATTATTCAGGCAGGCGAGGCTATTACGTACCAGCTGCTAAGGTTTATCATATTGGCAGTGCATCCAGTGGTTCCAAGATTAATCCTTTTACAATCCGTCTTTCCACCCGTAATTCCTGCTACGTACTGCTGAAAAATTACCCAACAGGGCTTTTCTTCCGCCTGTTGCCGGTTATTGTAATCTATCAATTTTTCTGGTTGCTTTTTGTCATAAAAAAGAGGCAGATTTTAGCCTATCTGCAAGGGATCGGGAAAGCCGTTATCGGTATGAGAAAAATGCGAAAGAAACACAGAGAAATCAGTTTATATGATTCTCTGACTTCTGCTGAATTTGCTGATCGCTTATCTCTAGCGGAAAAGGTGGTCGTAGAGTCCATCATGCGTAGACGAAGTGCGGAAGGGAAAAATAATTGGCTGCTGAATTTCTATCTTGTTTTCTTTTGTAGAAAGTAA
- a CDS encoding lysylphosphatidylglycerol synthase domain-containing protein, which translates to MLNNRFFLKALVSLGLSLFLLALLINSIDGAAELAIRPKLFSVLAQTSGNALLLYMLASVLQTFFRTIRYRVLLKSSLKNNEVLPGLSRLFMVTMSRNMFTDMLPARLGELSYITMLNLGFKVKADACLSSLALSFVFDLIALALLLLGMIGYQMFLSGIELWLVATLIILLVICGLLLLILFPTLQRMSEYLSSKFSSNGKRDGKAGKLIKLLHDTSLSLQKAAQRGIVGRVLILSLGVRIAKYTGLYLLFCGVVDSFPDITRELVDVVIALISAEAGAGLPIPTFMSFGTYEAGGTLALIALGASKASSVVVMLALHIWSQCIDYAFGIGATVLFTLSVIDRELLFKKARNDGRRQWKILSCALLMLFGGIFFLGGQLWKIHKTGWVHPPSPGKAISISSTAERRTNPVFDHLHGFVIWSSNRFGNHDLVMLTLPELELTRLTTDPYTEYFPRISPDGSKVLFCRSQEPWVSQRNQFAWDTWILDLASGTTHLLAKNANTPTWSADGEKIYFLRQANQFVEYTLANQKEIVVFETGKNHSLNASIYLETPVWSDTRQTLAVTLRGGARGTFVINKDKSLQQVGKGCQLNWAPDSSFLYLVDHTKTGSNAFFIVDPETLEKKLWFDAPGAFSHEYFPKVSNTGDILVFGASTGGHEHDRADYEIFLWPIGTPMGNTARLSFHTGNDNWPDIFLY; encoded by the coding sequence TCTGCAAACCTTTTTTCGAACAATTCGTTACAGGGTTCTTCTGAAAAGTTCTCTCAAGAATAATGAAGTGCTGCCTGGTTTGTCACGCCTCTTCATGGTCACGATGAGCAGGAACATGTTTACGGACATGCTTCCGGCCCGCTTGGGTGAGCTGAGCTACATTACTATGTTGAATCTGGGGTTTAAGGTCAAAGCAGACGCCTGCCTGAGTTCGCTTGCGCTCTCCTTTGTTTTTGACCTGATCGCCTTGGCTCTCTTGCTCCTGGGGATGATCGGTTACCAGATGTTCCTTTCAGGAATTGAATTATGGCTGGTCGCAACCTTAATCATTTTATTAGTTATCTGCGGCCTTCTTTTGTTGATTCTTTTTCCGACCCTTCAACGAATGAGTGAATATCTGTCCAGCAAATTTTCCAGTAATGGCAAAAGGGACGGGAAAGCAGGAAAGCTGATCAAGCTTCTCCACGACACCTCTCTCTCTTTACAGAAGGCCGCCCAAAGAGGCATTGTAGGTCGGGTACTGATTCTTTCCTTGGGAGTACGTATTGCCAAATATACAGGCCTGTACCTGCTCTTTTGTGGAGTGGTGGACTCTTTTCCCGATATAACCAGAGAGCTTGTTGATGTCGTTATCGCCCTGATCAGTGCTGAAGCCGGAGCTGGCTTACCTATCCCAACCTTTATGAGTTTCGGCACCTATGAAGCGGGCGGAACCCTGGCTCTCATTGCCCTGGGAGCAAGTAAGGCAAGCTCTGTTGTGGTGATGCTTGCTTTACATATCTGGAGCCAATGTATTGACTATGCCTTTGGTATCGGAGCCACAGTCCTTTTCACCCTATCAGTCATTGACCGGGAATTGCTTTTTAAGAAAGCGAGAAATGATGGAAGAAGACAATGGAAAATATTGTCCTGTGCGCTGCTCATGCTCTTTGGGGGAATCTTTTTTTTAGGGGGACAGTTATGGAAAATACATAAAACCGGCTGGGTTCATCCGCCAAGCCCTGGTAAGGCCATATCCATATCGAGTACTGCTGAGCGAAGAACCAACCCTGTCTTTGATCACCTGCACGGCTTTGTCATCTGGAGCAGTAATAGGTTCGGCAATCATGATCTTGTCATGTTAACCTTGCCGGAATTAGAGTTGACCCGCTTGACAACAGATCCGTACACAGAGTATTTTCCACGAATTTCACCGGACGGCAGCAAGGTGCTTTTTTGTCGGTCTCAGGAACCTTGGGTGTCCCAGAGAAATCAATTCGCCTGGGATACCTGGATCCTGGATTTAGCAAGCGGTACGACCCACTTGTTAGCCAAAAACGCCAATACGCCGACTTGGTCTGCTGACGGCGAAAAGATCTATTTTCTTCGTCAAGCAAATCAGTTTGTGGAATATACCCTTGCCAATCAAAAAGAAATTGTGGTATTTGAAACAGGGAAGAATCACTCACTGAATGCCTCTATTTATCTTGAAACCCCTGTCTGGAGCGATACCAGACAGACCTTGGCTGTGACGCTCCGGGGCGGAGCAAGAGGGACCTTTGTTATCAATAAAGATAAATCGCTCCAACAAGTCGGCAAGGGATGTCAATTAAATTGGGCCCCTGATTCCTCGTTCCTTTATCTGGTTGACCATACGAAAACAGGTAGCAACGCGTTTTTTATAGTTGATCCTGAAACGTTGGAGAAAAAGCTTTGGTTCGATGCCCCTGGTGCATTTAGTCATGAATACTTCCCGAAGGTTTCCAATACAGGCGATATACTGGTCTTTGGTGCAAGTACAGGAGGACATGAGCACGATAGAGCGGATTATGAAATTTTTCTCTGGCCTATCGGAACCCCTATGGGCAACACAGCAAGACTGAGCTTTCATACTGGCAATGATAATTGGCCGGATATTTTTTTGTATTAG